GGTCCAGTGCAACACCGTCGGCGCCTCGCGCCGGATCGTGGCCCGGCCCGTGGGATCGTCCGACAGGGTCTTGAGTTGCCCGAAAAGGCCGAAATCGCCGAGCGACGGCCGCCCGCCGAACAGGAAGGAACGGTAGCCGAGCCGCGTCTCCAGCGCGCGCAGCAGGCGATGGAAGCTTTCCTCGATCACCGGCTTGTTCTCGTCGGTACAGCCCACCAGCGCCATGCGCCCGACCTGACGGTCGCGGATCCAGTCGGCGAACTGACGCCGCTTCTCCGCCGCGCCCTCGCCGGAGGGCGTGTTGTCGCAGGCGATCCAGAAAGCCGCGTATTCGCGGTCGTCTTCGTAGTGCCAGCGATAATGGAACATGGCCTTGGTCAGCCACTCGTCGGCCATGTCCTCGATCAGATCCGACAGGAACCGCTGGACCGGATCGGCCGGCAGGATCGAACGCGCGGTCTCCAGTTCCTCGAGTTCGTACGCCATGGGCGTGGAATCGAGGCGCCAGACGCCGTCCTGCGGAAATTTCATCATCGGGATCAGCCGCGGCTTCACGTTCGCGGTCTCGGGGTCATTGCCCGGGGTCTGCTGAATCCAGATATGGTGAATGCGCCGATAGCGCAGGATGGCTCTCATCTTCATGGAATAGGGCGATCCGTTCTGCCCCATGATCCGGTATGCGT
The sequence above is drawn from the Minwuia thermotolerans genome and encodes:
- a CDS encoding glutathione S-transferase C-terminal domain-containing protein, which encodes MSDAYRIMGQNGSPYSMKMRAILRYRRIHHIWIQQTPGNDPETANVKPRLIPMMKFPQDGVWRLDSTPMAYELEELETARSILPADPVQRFLSDLIEDMADEWLTKAMFHYRWHYEDDREYAAFWIACDNTPSGEGAAEKRRQFADWIRDRQVGRMALVGCTDENKPVIEESFHRLLRALETRLGYRSFLFGGRPSLGDFGLFGQLKTLSDDPTGRATIRREAPTVLHWTRHVDDLSGLEGEWMDADAPLPEAVTGLLRLCGEAYLPFLAANLRGIEDGAEEIRLEIFGKPYAQTPFRYQAKCYTRLKSLLARLSPGDRGRLDPLLDETGCLALLTD